A window of Primulina huaijiensis isolate GDHJ02 chromosome 9, ASM1229523v2, whole genome shotgun sequence contains these coding sequences:
- the LOC140984169 gene encoding uncharacterized protein encodes MFTNDQRQKERAGKYGSSRVQYLQELVSQFQIASDEETKEKIVANLANFAYDPYNYTFLRQLNVIELFLDCLTEPNERLVEFGVGGICNACADPTNAAVVIQCGGIPLVIQCLSSPVGNTVSYALGALYYLCNPSTEEEILKPEVVEVIEKFAGAGAVNVSLRNLARAFLDKHISKLD; translated from the exons ATGTTTACGAATGATCAGAGACAAAAAGAGCGCGCTGGAAAATATGGAAGCTCCAGGGTGCAATACCTTCAG gaGCTGGTTTCTCAGTTTCAGATTGCATCTGATGAAG AAACCAAAGAGAAAATTGTTGCTAATTTGGCAAATTTTGCATATGATCCATACAATTACACCTTTCTACGTCag CTGAATGTTATTGAACTTTTCTTGGACTGCTTAACAGAGCCCAATGAGAGGCTTGTGGAGTTTGGTGTTGGAGGAATCTGCAATGCTTGTGCAG ATCCGACAAACGCTGCAGTTGTCATTCAGTGTGGTGGGATTCCTCTTGTCATCCAATGCTTATCAAGCCCTGTTGGAAACACG GTGAGTTATGCTCTTGGGGCACTGTATTATCTCTGTAATCCTTCTACAGAGGAAGAAATTTTGAAACCTGAGGTGGTAGAGGTCATTGAAAAGTTTGCTGGCGCTGGTGCGGTCAATGTGAGCTTACGTAATCTGGCTCGGGCTTTCTTGGATAAGCATATATCTAAGCTTGACTGA